One Sulfitobacter sp. M39 genomic window, TCCCGGCAGGTTCTCCAGAACCACCGTGCCTGCGCTGCCGTCCATGGGGAAGCGCCAGACGCGGTAGCTGCCGGTTTCGACCACAAATACCGCGCTGTTCGCGTCATCCACCGCCACCCCGTTGGCAAAGTTCAGGCCGTCGGCAAAGACAGACGTTTCGCCCGATGCGGGGTCGTATTTCAGGATGCGGGCGTTCGACGAATGCTCCACCAGATCCAACACCGACGCCGCCAGCGTGCCGCCGTTATCCTGCGCGCCAAAGCGGGTCGAGGCATCCGAGAAATAGACGCTCCCATCGGCGGCGATATCCACATCATCGGCGTAAAGGATCGGGCTGCCGTCCTTGGTCGTCTCGGCCAGCAGGGTCACCTTGCCGCCGCGGTCCACCGACAGCAGGCCACGATAGGCGTCAGCGACGTAAAGCGTGCCACTGTCGTCAAATTCGATCCCAAGAGGGCGGCCCTCGGTCTGCGCAAAAACGGTGATGGCCCCGTTCTCTTCGATCCGCAGGATTTCACCATCGTGGGTGGCGACATGCACCAGCCCGTCCGGGCCGATATCGGCATCCTCCGGCCCGCTGCGGCCCTCAAGCTCGACGATCTTCAATGCGGTCAAACGGTCGTTGGCCGCGAAATCACCGGTGTAGCCTTGATCGGGCGGTGCCTCCCACGCGACGGGGGCGACGGATACGGGCCAGAACGCAAGATAGGCAAGCAAGGCCAGCAGGGCGATGCCCAGTAGTGTAAATAGTTTTTTCATCGGTGATCTCCTCCCCGGAGTTCGCGCCGAAGTAGTGGCGCACAGCGTAGGGTTGCCGATCCCTCGGGCAGGTGCAAGAGGCTACGCCGCGCGATTTGTGTCAGGCGCTTTGGCCCGCGCCGAGGTCGCATCCCTCGCAGTGGTGACCACCGCGAGGGGGTGCTCCTTAGCTCTCTACCTCGAACGTCAGCCCGGCATTGGCTGTGAGCCGGTCAATGATCGCACCACCAAAGGCAGGGGCCGCCGTCAGCACGCCGCCGGGGGTGTCGGCGGCTTCCTCAATCAGACAGATCGCCGCTTCGGTCAGCATTTTGGAGGTGGAGCCATAGCCCGGATCACGGTCGCCTTTGACGCCAACGGTCAGCCGCTCTTTGTCAGCGGAGGTGCCGGTAAACATCAGGTCATAGCTGCCGTTTTCGCGTTCTTCTTTCGACGGGCCTTCGCCGGGTTTGATATCATCGTCGCCCATAGGGTTGGATTTGGCGATGCTCTTGGCGATCGCCTCGCCTTTTTCGCCCTTGCCGGTGAACATCATCTCTTCATAGGTGAAATCCGTGCCATAGGGGTGGCCCATCAGCATATTGGACCGATGCACGTTCTTGGTATTGATCGACGCCATCACGAAAGGGGCGACCCAGATGCCGAAATCAGGGTCTTCGTAGGGCTTGTTGCCGTAAGGCTGTGTCGGCCCCTCAAACCCCGGTGTCAGCGCGAAGGACGAGACCAAGCGCTTCATCACATCGGGATCCCCCATGGCCAGCTTCATCGTCTCTTTGCCCGACGCCGCCGTCCCGCCCGAGAACGTGCCCTTCATCCCGCGCACGCGTCCTTTGACGTCTTTCAGCGGCGCGCCAAAGCGTTTTTGTGCCTCTTGCTGCAGGAAATAGACGCCCATATCGAAGGGGATGCTGTCAAAGCCGCAGGAATGTACGATCCGGGCCCCGCTGGCCTTGGCGGCATCGTTGTACTTCTCGATCATGTCCCACATGAAGGGCGGCTCGCCCGAAAGGTCAACGTAATCGGTGCCCGCCTTGACACAGGCCGCGACCAGCGGTTCGCCGTACAGCAGATAGGGGCCGACGGTGGTGATGATGACCCGCGCCCGCGCGACCATCGCGTCAAGCGAGGCAGGGTCAGAGGCATCTGCCTCGATCAGGGGTGTATCGGCAGGCAGTCCCATCTCGTCGCGCACCTGTGCCAGCTTGGACGCGCTGCGACCGGCCATGGCCCAGGGACGATCCGGATAGGTCGCGTGGATGTATTCCGCGACCAGCCGCCCCGTAAACCCTGTCGCGCCGTAGATGATGATATCGAATTCAGCCATGTGCCGTTCCTCCCCGATTGGTTGCATGTCTTTGCGCCGACTATGGGACAGCGCAGACGGTATTGACCATTACCGAGTTTCAGAACGCTGCGTCGGGGGGCAAAAGAAACGGGCCGCAGCAGATGCTACGGCCCGTCTCGAATTCAGGTAGGATGCGTCCGGATCACTCTGCCGGGAACTTCCATGCGTCGCGGTCGATATCCAGATCGGCATAATCGTCCGGGTTCAGCACGGGGCGTTCGACGCCTGCCTTCAGCTGACGACGGAAGTCGCGCAGCAGGCGCATGGCCACGGGGAAGAGCATCATGATCGCCAGCAAGTTGACCAGCGCCAGAATACCCATCATCGGATCCGAGAAGAAGAACACCGCAGTCGCCGCCGGTGCTGTCGCACCCAGGAAGACAATCGCGATGATCGCGATCCGCAGGCCGAGGATGCCCAAGGGGCTCTTTGTCAGTACCGTCATCGCGTTTTCACCCAGATAGTAGTTGTAGATGATCGACGAGAACGAGAACAGCAGGATCGCGCCGCTCAGGAAATACTGCACCCATGTGCCCAGATGCGACACCATGCTTTGCTGTGTCAGCGCCACGCCGTCGATGCCTTCGGCACCGGGAACATAGACATCGCCCAGCAGGATCACGAACGCCGTGCACGAGCAGATGATGATCGTGTCGATAAAGACCGAAAACGACTGCGTGATGCCTTGGCTGATGGGGTGACGTACCTCGGCGGTGGCCGCGACGTTCGGGGCAGAGCCCAGACCCGCCTCGTTCGAGAACAGACCGCGCCGCAGACCCTGCGCAACCGCAGCACCCATACCGCCACCAACGGCTTCTTGCAGGCCGAAGGCATTGGTTACGATGTCATAGATCACGCCGGGCAAGCTGGTGATGTTGAGCAGGATTACGATCAGCGCCATTGCGAGATAGCCGATGGCCATAATCGGCACGACAACATCCGACACTTTGGCAATACGGTGGATGCCGCCAAAGATGATAAAGCCCGAGATGACCGCCAGCGCGATACCGGTCCACAGACGATCAATGCCAAAGCTGTCCTGCATCGAACCTGCAACCGTATTGCCCTGGAACGCGTTGAAGCCCAGACCGAAGGCCGCAATCAGGCAGATCGCATAGATCACTGCCAGCCAGCGGTATTCCTTGCCCAACCCGTGGATGATGGCCGCTGCAGGGCCGCCGCGGTAGCTGTGCTCTCCGACTTTGCGCTTGAAGAGCTGTGCCAGCGAACATTCGACAAGGCTGGTGGCCATACCGACCAACGCGATGGCCCACATCCAGAAGACCGCACCCGGGCCGCCAAGGGTGATCGCAACCGCGACGCCCGCGATGTTGCCGCCACCGACACGTCCACCGACCGACACCAGCAAGGCTTCGCGCGCTGAAATCTGGTTGGAATCATCCGCGTTGTTCTTGTTCGACAGTACGCGGAACATGCGGCCAAAGTATTCGATCTGCACAAAACCGGTGGCGATTGTGATAAAGATACCGAAAATGACGAGGATCGGGATCAGCGACCATCCCCAGGTGAAGTCTCCGATCCAGCCGAAGAGCGTTTGTAGAAATTCCATATAAATGTCCCTTTGTTTTGCCGCGTTTTACGGTGTTCTTGGCCAAAGCGTAAAGCCGAATGACGCAGCGCGAAGCACGCAGCCCCTGCGCGACGTCTAGTGCGTTGATCCTTATACAGGTTATTTCGCAATTCAACTCTCGCGGGTTAGCCCTTCGCGCGTTAACCAGCCATTTCGCCGCATTGATCCGCAGCCAGATAGGCGTGTTGCGCGTCAAATTCTGCAAAGCAGCTCAGCGCGAGGTGGATTTTGATGAAGGCCGCCTCGGCTGTCATCTGGCCGCCGTCGACCACCCCGCTGTCACGCAGCGCCTTGCCCGCGGCATAGGTGCCGATCTGCATGCCGCCCTCTGCGCATTGGCTGACGGCCACCACGGGAACGCCCTTGCCTTGCGCTTTGCGCAAGGCCGCACG contains:
- a CDS encoding SMP-30/gluconolactonase/LRE family protein; its protein translation is MKKLFTLLGIALLALLAYLAFWPVSVAPVAWEAPPDQGYTGDFAANDRLTALKIVELEGRSGPEDADIGPDGLVHVATHDGEILRIEENGAITVFAQTEGRPLGIEFDDSGTLYVADAYRGLLSVDRGGKVTLLAETTKDGSPILYADDVDIAADGSVYFSDASTRFGAQDNGGTLAASVLDLVEHSSNARILKYDPASGETSVFADGLNFANGVAVDDANSAVFVVETGSYRVWRFPMDGSAGTVVLENLPGFPDNINNAPDGTFWVGLVSPRNPVMDQLASSPFLRRAIMRLPDAMKPAPLRYGFVLRMDASGEVLETLQDPAGDYALTTGAVTLPDGRIAVTSLTEPRLGLLDAAPR
- a CDS encoding saccharopine dehydrogenase family protein, translating into MAEFDIIIYGATGFTGRLVAEYIHATYPDRPWAMAGRSASKLAQVRDEMGLPADTPLIEADASDPASLDAMVARARVIITTVGPYLLYGEPLVAACVKAGTDYVDLSGEPPFMWDMIEKYNDAAKASGARIVHSCGFDSIPFDMGVYFLQQEAQKRFGAPLKDVKGRVRGMKGTFSGGTAASGKETMKLAMGDPDVMKRLVSSFALTPGFEGPTQPYGNKPYEDPDFGIWVAPFVMASINTKNVHRSNMLMGHPYGTDFTYEEMMFTGKGEKGEAIAKSIAKSNPMGDDDIKPGEGPSKEERENGSYDLMFTGTSADKERLTVGVKGDRDPGYGSTSKMLTEAAICLIEEAADTPGGVLTAAPAFGGAIIDRLTANAGLTFEVES
- a CDS encoding alanine/glycine:cation symporter family protein, which encodes MEFLQTLFGWIGDFTWGWSLIPILVIFGIFITIATGFVQIEYFGRMFRVLSNKNNADDSNQISAREALLVSVGGRVGGGNIAGVAVAITLGGPGAVFWMWAIALVGMATSLVECSLAQLFKRKVGEHSYRGGPAAAIIHGLGKEYRWLAVIYAICLIAAFGLGFNAFQGNTVAGSMQDSFGIDRLWTGIALAVISGFIIFGGIHRIAKVSDVVVPIMAIGYLAMALIVILLNITSLPGVIYDIVTNAFGLQEAVGGGMGAAVAQGLRRGLFSNEAGLGSAPNVAATAEVRHPISQGITQSFSVFIDTIIICSCTAFVILLGDVYVPGAEGIDGVALTQQSMVSHLGTWVQYFLSGAILLFSFSSIIYNYYLGENAMTVLTKSPLGILGLRIAIIAIVFLGATAPAATAVFFFSDPMMGILALVNLLAIMMLFPVAMRLLRDFRRQLKAGVERPVLNPDDYADLDIDRDAWKFPAE